GAAGAAGAGAGACTAAAATCTGCAAAGTGGCATGTGTCAGCCACCTGCAAGATAGGGGCTCCAAGAGTGCTGTTCAAGGCTTTAATATCCACAGAGAGAAAGACATCATCTTGAAACATTTCAAGTCAACACTGTATTTAAAGCTCTGTGAAAAACAGAACTTGCATTGTAAAACAATGCAATGTCCTGATATATACTACCTGCCACACCGATACAACTTCCAGGCATGCTAATTTGATGGAAAGTCGCTGAGTGAATTAGCACCTTGTCCAGTCTAGCAGcatcttttttccccattcactgAAGTCCAAGGTACAGAAGTAGTAGTTGGTTAAACTTTAACTCACTGTAACAAACCAATCATCTCCACAATCCCCAGATGGCCATCAAGAAGTAAAAGGTTGGAAAACCATCAACATGCATCCAAGCTTGTTACTGTCAGGCCTTATTCAAATGTGACCCCCCGAACATGTTAACGGGAGATCCCACCTTTCTGTCCAGTCCAGAGCTCCTGAAACTCCACTTTGCAGCCAAGGTCTCTCAGAGCAGCCTTTGCCAGATCGTCACAGTCCTGGTGCGTGTCCTTAGCCTGTCGTATCAGCACCTCTCCTCCCATCTCAAGGATTAACTGCGAAAAGTCAGGGTTCCGTGCCACCAGGTTACGGAGAAGGCCGCAGGCCTGCTTCTGCAAATAGAAGAGGTCAGGACCGTTCAGAGGTTCAGCAGTGGGCTCCTTCTCAAATTCAACCTCTCCTTGAGTCTATCCATTCAATAGTTCCCTCCTCTCCATCACCCAACACTGATATCCCACTGCCATTTTGTCCCTATAGTCCTTCCCTTAATCTCCCTCCTAATTACTTCTCTTCCCTCTTTGTTTACCTCCCCTCTACATCCAACCAGCTTACCTGCACATTCACCTCAGCCGGGTGAGACTTCATTGCCTGCAGTGCCATCAGTGCCCCACCACCTTCCATAATCACCCGACAGTTTTCTGGCTTACGCAGGGCAAACATCCCCAGGGCAGCACAGGCCTGCTCACAGATCTGGACCGGCAGAGAAAAGGGTAAGTGGCAAGTCTTCGACCTCTCCCTGCCACCCATTTGGGGCAGCAGttcccaagttcaagtttattgtcacaggtACAGAAGATGTAGTAATTGAAGTAGCATTGTGAGCAGACATTTTGTTAGATATCTTGTACACAGTGCAACAAGAAAGACACAgtacagttacagagagagatcagttggtacagagtaAAGGAAACAAATTACTATTTTGAGGTTGATTCAGGTGTCTgataactgttcttgaatctggtagtCCATAATCTCATGCTCAAGAGACTTCttcctgacgggaggggggaatgaAGAAAGTGTGGCGGGGTGAGAGGAGGCTTAATACATTTGCTGCACTTCCAATGCAGTGGGAGCTATACATGGAGTCGatggagaggtgggtggggggggggggggggtgggtgggagggaggtgtgatgttctgagccacattcacaaccctctgtggtTTCTTGCGGGTCTTGGGTGTTGCAGTTCCTGttccacacagtgatgcaccctggAGAACTTGGGGGATGCATTTGACATGCCAGATTTCCTTTGGCCTCTGAGGAAATGTCGGCTTTAATTGTCAGGCATattcaaaaatataatttttgaaGTCACAATACCTTCAGAATGGATTACAACTAAAGTCATCCCATATTTTTAGATGATGTAGGGGAATCAGCTCATTCCAAAGCAAGCAATTCCATTTTCCCAGTAATTATTCcttaattttcctatcacgtaccgtgtttttagatgtaacctatttttgtgatttcctgtcatatttaaagttgagtcaactttatttatcgttcataccatattCACATAGTAGGACAAGATagagtttctccaggatcacgGAGGATATTTACAAAGATACAAGTTAGGAAagtagttaacacattaaaatattatggTATTAAGACTTTCACATTGATAATCCACGGCGCACTATGCACAtttgtactgggagttcaggagcctgatggcttaggGGAAAAAGCTGCTTCCCACTCTTGACATAAGAGCCCGAGTGCTtcagtacctcctgccagatgacagaACAGTTTATAtgcgggatgtgtggagtctttcacaatgtttattgttttCCGCTGGCATCGAGTGTAATAGATGTCAACTATGCTAGGAAGaagttccccaatggtcttttccattgacttcactgtcctctgcagggtcttgcggtctgaggtggtacaattgcataggatgctctcaatacatcctctgtagaatgtagtgaggatggagggtgggagatgaactttcctcagccttggcaggaagtagaggcgctactgggctttcttggctatggagctggtgttaagggaccatgtgAGGTTTTCCACCAGGTGAACATCAAGGAACTTGATACACATTacagctgtcaatggtcagtggagtgttatctccccgggccctcctgaaatcgacaaccatctcttttgtttttttttttaaacctttaaatacaggttgtttgctctgcaccagttcGTTCGTGTCTGCACTTTGTCTCTGTATGCTGCTttactgataaggcccaccactgtTGCATCGCCAGTGAACTTGATGGTGTGGTTCGAGCTGCACAATCGTGGATCTGCAGAGTGAACAGctgtggactaagcacgcagccccGGAGGTGCTGTTTCCAATCCGGACTATTTCTAgcaaactatgaagtgcaacatctcattgaaaattcattttcttcactCGCACTTTGACttattccctgctgatcttggtgcagtcagtgatgaacaaggtgaaaggtttcaccaggacattgcaaccatggaaaagcagtatcagggcaattggaatccaccAGTGCTAATTGACTATTGTTGGACtaacatttctccaacttcctatgtgtagagctcgtcgaaagaatcaaagacttgttgatccaaaccaaggcttttattagcaaaagacaggagctcttcacaggtggccgaccagtccggaatgatccgacctggctagggacacaaccctttaaggcccagacagtaggcgtggctaagctctcagccaatcgctgtaagcacagtctagatactgtaactatatacactatatacattggtgatagatctgtactatcacactatgTGATACAGCAGATCTGACATTATTTCTGTTTTCACTTTGAAGTTGTCCaccataatccttaatttttttttccaggaagcaaaccctttggaaaaaaaaatgttgtccagagtTATTAACTGATGTTTTAATTCATCAAAGGAAAGATGGATTAATTTGAGAATCATTCTGGAATTACCAAGGAAGTCGGTAGTAGTGGAGATTACAAGAACTATGAAATACTACTCCAGCATTAACACGTAATCTTGGGAAAGTTCCTATGGgagcttattattattattatggaaaaagaaTTCATAAAACTGGATAAGACACAACATCAAATCCCTAATTGTTAGTCCATTTGTAGGGCAGTCAAGAAAGAAACATCAAGTTTCTGGATAGAATAGTGAAGTCTTCCCCTTGTAGCAAACAGCTGTCGAACCTGGGAATAATCACTGAGTGCAAGTGGATTTTGTGGAGCCTGAATGTCTCGGCTCCAGCAGGCAGGATGAAGCATTGTTCCCAGAGGAAGAGAATGCTGGGCAATAGCAGAGCGATCAAAAGCACAATGATGGCTGCGGCTTAATGCAATATTGTCTCAAACAGAAAGTGGGAGACCGATGTGAGAATTAACCGAGAGGTGAAAGGGGCGGCTGGGTCCTGAGAAAGTAAGGAAGGAAAGTTGCTAAAACATTGCCTTTGTTAGCAAACGTATTACACAGGCACATCATCTGAGTTGGTCTCTGCTTTAGCGCAAGTTTACATGGAGGGGTAAAAACGAAGAGAGCCGTCAGATGCGGAGTACAAACGAACACAAGTGgcgaaacatttttaggtcagttgaactgattCAATGTGGCAGCCTCATTATGCGATCAAACAAGCCAAATTCAAAATTGCCAACATGTAGACTGATCTCTCAGTGTTAATTCATTCAATGCTGCACCTGTTTCAGCAGCTCCTGTATGAAAATCAAGACATAGTCCATGAAGAAACTTTATACAGATAAGTCAGGGATGAGTTTTCGGAGTCTGGAGTGGAACTATAAAGTCCTATGAATTTTCACCTTCAAAAacgcattttaatttttttaaaagttgaacGCTTCATTATCATTCTGATAATTACACTAAAGAATGAGGAGGGAATTGATGCACGACTCCTTACTGCCACCCAGTGTTTACAGAAGGCAAGCTTGTGAAACAAAATAACTAAAGAGAAACACCGTCATGAAAGAGCAGTAAAATTAAGAGTTAATAATTCTTTGTTTTAACACCTTTGAAAGACAATAAAAGTGAATCCACGTCACCTCAGCAACATGGGCCAGGACTACGACCTTGAGTCAGATCATGCAACAGTTCATCACCGAAAACTTGCACTGAGAGATTTGAATGATTCTGAATGCCCGCAAGGATGTGAATCAAttccccccctttcctccatAAAACCTCATAATAGTTGAGAAGAGCTCAGCTCCCTTCCCCCACTGCACCCCCCCCAACTTTCATCTTGAATGCTCTGTACCTGTGGGCTTCCCATGTGACGGTTCATTGCTAACACAACCAGGTCTGTTCCACCAGCACTGATGATCGCATCTTTTACCTCATCATTACCTGCAATAGCTCGAAATGCACCCAGCACTTGCTTCACCAGTTCCTGCAATTTGAGGAAACAGGGTGAAGGATAAGTCATAAATATTCCTGCAACAAAGATACACACGAACCAATGAGCAGTGGTGCAAGTTACATAATGACAGGGACATTGCACAATTACAATGTGGGAGCAGTTGAGTTACCAACTTCACAGATGCCAGCATAGGCTGCACAAGCCCTGGTGCCGCCCTCCACAGGACCATGGGTTCAACATTCCCCTAGGTAATTCAGTGTCAGCTGTTGTCAGTGCACTCGTCCTGGAGGTCCTGAAAAGTGACTGACCTTTTATTTCACACGCACGGCCCACCACTTGGGTCTTTTTCCTCAAAGGGCTAACTTCTAATTCTTGATCTCCAAATCTTCCTTCTCCACTCCAGCAGACAGTGCCGAGCCACCTTTCCTTTCCTCTTACTCCTAACATCTAAGGATCTTTCCAGCTGCCAGATCTCCACATTCACACTCTACAAAAAGCCTTTTTTACTGCTTCCCCTGACTTTCACAAGGTCTTCATTAAATCCCTTACTTTCAACCAAACTTTCAATCCAATTGAATTCACTAAAGAGAAAACTATTGCAAGAAGGATTAATCAAATTACTCCATTACATGCCAGAAAGTCAATTCAATATTTCAATTCAATTGATTCCTTGTGGCAGCTTGAAACTACAACTtgaaggccaagtcattaggTGTGTTTATGACAGATTGATTATgggagaaagcaggggagtgggagaatggatcagatcatgaggGAATAGCAGAGTGGACTTTATGGGctaagcagactcgatgggctgattggcctacatctgctcctatatcttaaggTCATGATTCAAATGATAAAGCAGAATAGATATGAAAAATGACCTGAGCTAGAAAGTTGGCACAGGGCAAGAAATTAGTGAATAAAAATTTCATAGAAAATAGGTCATTCAGCTCTTCAATCTTGTTCCACTATTCAATACGATGATGCAAATCACATGACCCCAGACCCCTATTCCTGTTTTCTCTCCACATATCTTGATCCCTTTCATTGAAAAGGTTACATTCTTATGAATACATTCTCTGacgaatacattttttttttttttttttttttttctttctctgatgAATACATCTGATGAACTAGCCTCAATTACTTTCTGTGGCAGAGTTCTGTGAaagagtttctcctcatctcactcCTAACCCCTTTATCcttagactgtgaccccttgATCTAGACTGCACACTGGGAACAtccttcctgcatctaacctgtcagAATTTTACAACTTATTAAGATCCCCTCCCCTTTTTACAAATTCCAATGAGAAAACCCCATACTCTTGTCTTTCTTCATATATCAATCCTGTCATTCCAGGAGTCAGTCTGGTGAATCTTTAATGTACTCCTTCAACAGCAAGAATGTCCTTTTTcagattaggagaccaaaactgtacacaatactcaaggTGTGGCTTCAGCAAGGCTCTATGCATCTGCAGTAAGAGGGCCCTGCTTCtatatttaaaactttaaaaatagGAGGATATGGCCATCTCGCCTGCTCCACCTttcatgagatcatggctgatttggccaTCTCTACTTACCAACCTTTTCCCTGTAACCTAATTCTCTTATATCCAAAAATCTATCTACCTATGCCTTAAATATATGCaacgaggcagcctctactgcttccttgggcaaagaattccacaaattcaccactctctgggaaaagcagttcctcctacctcagttctaaatctactcccccaaatcttgaggttatgtctcCTAGTTTTTCTtatctaccagtggaaacaacttttctcCCTCTGtcttgtctatccctttcataatttaattCTCATTCTTTTGATTTCCAGTGAGTATTGTCCCAGGCCACTCCATCTCCCCACATAGGCTAAACTCTCATCTCCAGACTCAACCCagtcaacctcctctgcaccacttcaTAAGTAAGTACATCTCTTCTTaagtaaggaaaccagaactgcatgcgTTACTCAacatgcggcctcaccagtaccatgtacagttgctgcagaacttcctgttcttaaattcaatccctctagcaatgaaggccaacattccaatgaCCTTCTTGATTAACTATTGTACCTACAAACCAAACTTTTGTGATTCTTGCACAAGAATTCACAAGTCTCGCTGCACAACAGTATGCTGCaatttttcatcatttaaatacTCTAATCTACTAATATTCCAAAGTGAATAACATCACATTCACCTGCAGACACATTTCTCCTCACTTAACCCATGTATATCTCTCTGTGGTTGCTCTCCATCCTCAGCCTTGTCTTTCCATTCAATTTAATAACATCAGAAAACTTAGATATGATACACTCCAAATtgttaatgtatattgtgaacataAAATTTCTtgcaatgaagacaaacatgtcatttgccttcttcactgcctgctATACCTGCATATCAATCTTCATTGACTGATGCAATGTGATCCACGTATCTCATTGCACCTCCCCTCTTCTGAATTTCTCACCATTCAGATAATAATCTGTTTTCTTGCTATTGCCACCAAAGTGAAGAATCTCACATTTATTTACATCAGACTGCATTtggccattctcctaatctgtgcaAGCAACCCTGCAGACTCTTGGAATCTTCCTCACAGCGCACACTCCCTTCCAGcttcatgccatctgcaaatttagatatTATGTTAAATTCCTTCATTTCAATCatgaatatatattgtaaatatctgGAGTCCTAACACTAAGCCTTGTGCCTATCTAGCAACTGCCTCTCAATCTGAAAAGGACCTATTTATCATTACTCTCTGCTAACCAGTTCTCTATCCACATCAATCCATTACTTCTTCAACCATGTTCTCTAATCTAATTTACAGATcctgcaaggtaacaggcccttccgacccacgagTCCAcaacacccaattacacccatgtgaccaattaacctttttaccctgtacatctttagaatgtgggaggaaacaggagcacccgaaggaaaccttccttgcagacagcactgtaTTTGAACCCAGATCGCTAAAGAAGCGTTGCGCTAACCTCCCGAAATGATGCACACCAATTTTCTGGGCAGCTGAGATGGATGTGGGAGAAATGAGTTTCGGTCCAAGGGGCACTGGCAACTGTTCTGGGAAAGGAGAACAGTAATCATGCACTTTAGTGTACAGACATGCATGCGCACTGCCAATGGTTTCCACATATAATGCTGTCAGCTGTATAATGCAAAAAAGGATTGCAGGTGAGAGATGCTAGAACATATTAGAGTAGGGTGGATTTTCTACCTCAATGCCAGCTTCCTGTACTATCCCCAGATCACTTGGGTCCCGTAACATCTACAAATCCATTGATATGAATGAACTGAATGAGAGCCTCAAAAGCCCTCCCCAGTAGAAGTATACAATCCATTCACCATCCTGTGTATGAAGATATTTCTTCTCCTTTCAACCCTTATTCTGAGACTGTGACCTAGAGTTTCCTCTTCAGCCAGGAAAAATATCATCCTTGAATTCAGCCTCTTAAACATTATTAGAATTTTGTACGTTTCAGTGAAAATTCCTGTCATTCTCGAGAACAAACTCCTTCTCTGGAACCATTCTAATGAATCTGCTGCATTCTCTTGATGTCAATACATGTCCCTTTCCAGTTGATCCCTGTAGTAGAAAATTCTACATTCACACTATTCTCAAAGTTAAAAATGCTCCCAAATTCAGAAGTAAATTTACCAGTGGACTGCTGAAAGATTAAGGCTCCTGCCTTGGACAACATCATCTCTTTATATACCCTATAAAACCCCTGTTTATTTCTGAGACCtcctatcaggtcacctcttatTTTGCTTTCCTACAGAACGTAGACCTGGAATAGAAGGAGCAGTTCCGCACCCGATGCTCAATGCAGTCAGCCAGCAGAGCTATCATGAAATTCAGACCTCCCAGATCCACAATGTCCTGGCAGAACTCGTTCCTGACAGCAAGACGTGATAATGTGGCGCACAGTTCACTGAGGACGGCGGGGTTTTCTGTGAAAGCTGAATGGAGAAAAATAATTGCAAAGTTTACACTGTTTATTCAATATATATTAATAGCTTCTAGGTGGCAAGATTAAGTTTCAAAGGTTACGTAGGGCAAACACAGTAACAGCCTCCAAAATAAGACCGAGATAGACTAGTAGAATGGGCAAAGAGACAATAACATTTAATGCAGAGATGGATTAAGTGAGACATTTTACAAGATAGAATGAAGAAAGACAACAGTGAAAAAAGAGGTGCAGGAAGAGAACACCCTACATTTATGAATCACAGGCTataggctactggagactggcttatggtATCAGAAcctggatttgagagggtgcggagggcaagaagggctcctacaGAGCCTTGGGTTCAAGAACGGGGGTTAGGAGGTTGCCAACAGATAGAATAGATTAGGGGTCTATGCAACTGTAGAGCCTGCGGGAGCActcgaggcaaatccatggacactcagtgactctgaagggactctcttttgcttctctttctcctactgtAAGGGACATCAGGCgatactaatggcgactctttgacTGACCCAtggaaggaaattttgtgtaatattgcattttctgttttattttatgaCAATGAATAATCTTGAAAAGAATCCTGAATGTGTTAAAGACATGTTGAAAGAATAATTGGTAAAGAAGATGAAATACCAAGCTTAATAAATAGATGCACAAAATTGAAACACAGAGAGATTGTGTTCAAACTTTATAAAGTTCAAGTGAAGCATCCATATTTGACTGCTAGAATTTGGAAAGGATTTGAAAGCGCAGCAGAATGCAGGAAAGGTTTAATAAAAGTGAGGGATCTTGGCTATGAGGTTCAATTTCAGAAGCTGAATTGTTCTATTTGGATCAAAGTTTGACAGCAGCATTGATACAAGTGCACAATAGGATCAGGGAAATAGATTAAAGTGATGGAGTGAATGACAGTGGGCTGATGGGTACAAAAACCTTTCTTCCCCCAAATAGTAGTGAGATGATCTGGAACTCGCGGTCTGCAAAATTAGTGGAAACAGTCGGGGTTTAGACAAGGAACTAGATAGGCAAATGACAACATTAACTTGCAGGAGTACTGAGTACTAGCAGAGGAGTGGGTGTGACTATATTGTCAGCATGGTGCTGGTGTGAACAAAGGAGCAAAAGGATTCGTGGGCTATAATGATTTGATTGTTCTTAAGCACCCCATTAGCATTCCCAGAGTAGATGTACTGAAGGCTACTACCCTGTCGTCTTGACATACTTAATTCTAATTATATCAAGTTCATATCAATTCTAAAATTATGCTGACGGGAACTCCTGTAATGTTCTCATTTAGTTCAAGCAAGAGGGATTGATCTTATTCTGGTCAGCAGTTTACTTGCTAGAAATGAAACCCTTATGCTTTGTACATTAATATAAATTCCTCTCAGTGGACTCATTAAATCCCTCTGCTTCTGTCCAGTTACAGCACAGGTTAGATAATAGGACAGTGTAGAGAGATTTACTGTGTCTAAACCCatcttttgtctttttcttttttcagcaGTGAGAATAACAGTGCAGAGGGAGTTCTACACTGTAGCTGATCCATCCTGTCCTTACCcttataataaccatataactactcacagcacagaacaggccagttcggccctactagtccatgccgtaacaaatccccaccctcctagtcccactgactatacccctctagtccccctcctatccatgtaacgatccagtctttccttaaatgtaaccaatgatcccgcctcaaccacgtctgcattccacatccccaccaccctttgcgtaaagaaatttcccctcatgttccccttataattttcccccttcaatcttaaagcatgtcctctagtttgaatctcccccactcttaattgaaaaagcctatccacatttactctctctgtcccttttaaaatcttaaacacctctatcaagtcccccctcaatcttctacgctccagagaaaaaagccccagtctgcacaacctttccctgtaactcaaaccttgaaatcctgtcaacattctcgtgaaccttctctgtactctctctattttgtttatatctttcctataatttggtgaccaaaattgtacacagtactccaaattgggcctcaccaatgccttgtacaatttcatcataaactccctactcttgaattcaatactccgatttatgaaggccaacattccaaatgccttcttcaccacaccatctacctgagtatcagccttgagggtactatttaccatcactcctaaatccctttgttgctctgcacatctcaatagcctaccatttaatgcatatgacctatttagatttgcctttccaaaatgtaacacctcacacttatctgtattaaattccatcagccatttctcagcccacacctccaaccttcctaaatcaccttaaAGTTGGAGGGTCTTAGCAGTTTCTTTTTATTCAATGTctgtctgttttctttcctgaATTTTCAGAATATTAGCAGTCTTTATAAGTGACAATTCTATTTGATAAACTAGTGGGACAGTGTGGTGGGATCTTTATTCCATTTCTAACCTTTCTTGAAATGTCCTCTCCTTCAAAAGTTGAATTAACAAAGCAGTATTATTAATAGTGTAGGCTCCTGGCTCCTACCTTTTGCAGCTTCAATGATGATCCGGAGTCCATCGTTCTCCATCACGATCATCTTAGCGTGATCATGGGCGTGGCCAAAGGGGACTCGAATGTCATCATCGTAAGTCATGACCCGCAAGGCACAAGCCGCTTCTCTGACCACATCAGCACTGGTGCCGTGATTCACAACGGCTCCCGTCAGCAGTGGCAGCACCCCACACTGCACCAGATCTTGTCGGTTCTGCTCATGTTTCAGGCAGCTATAACGGATGGCACGGATGGTGGCTGCATTCAGGATGCTGTGATCCCGGTACTGCTTTAAGATCTCCAGGAGGAGCTGCTTGCCCCCCAAGTCAAGGAGGTCCGGTTGACCATCCAGCAGGGCAGCTAAGGCCTGCACTCCCTTCAGCAGGCCAGGCCCATCAGACATCAGAGCTCTGCAGGAGGACAGGACTGTGGCATAGGCTGACTTTTCTGCTGCCAGATGGCGGTGAGCAAAGTCGAGACTGCACTGCTCAGTGAAATTAGTCAGGTGATCCCCCATCTCATCCAGAGCCAAGAGATCCAGGGCTTTCTGAAGGGAATCCAGGGCCTAAAAAATACACAATCAATCACCTGGTATCTCAACAACAATGTACATTTATAAAGAATGACCATTAGGATAAACATCCCATAGAGCTTGCAGACCAAATTTGACACTCAGGAGTCAGAAAAATGGCAGCAATAGTATAAATGAATATCTTAAAGCAAATCTTAAAGGTTTAGGAATGGAATTCCAGAACAAAACCCAGTCGGCTGGCGGACTGCCTCCACTGCTTTAAGCATTTGTATGGGAAGCAGAGGGAGAATGGTGCTGTCAATGTGCAATGAAAACTAAGAAGATGAAATCAACTGATACCTTATGTTCAGTTTGAGCACCCAAAAACATCATCTCGATTATAGAATTTTTGAAATGCTGCCATCTGCTTTAATGCAAGAAATTATGTATTTTGTATTCACGCAAGTTCCCACAAACAGCAAAATGATGATGGCCAAATAATCTGGTGTGAAGGTCCAAGACATTTAGTGAAATGGTTCCAAGAGGAGAGACTTCAAGGACAGTATGCAGCAGTTGGGTTTGTTTACCATGGTGCACAAGGGCTGAGGTGCAACACAATGGAAGGGGAAGAAATCGTGACACGTTACGGCTAGTATATGGTTAAtgacacaatttttaaaatattggataAACGATTCATTAAAGagccaaggaaaatattttatTCAGAGAGCAGTTATTATTTGAAATTCATTCCCTTTAGGGATGACAGAAAGAGAATCAATCTGTGGCtacaaaaataaattgaataggGACATGAGACAGAAAGTTCTGCAGGGCCATAAGGTGAAATGAATGGGAAATAGACTGATAGGATTGAGAATACTGGCCAAGTCATTGAGGGACTGTTTCTGTTCTTCATTTGGATATTGGCCATGGGAATGTTTTACATTCATGTCACTTGGTTTAATGTATCGTTTAAAACACAGCAACTCTGACAGTGCAGCACCCTGGTAGCAGCGCAGCATTCCAGTGGCAGCGCAGCATCGTGGAGACAGTAAAATGGGATTTGAACCTACAACCTCTAAAGGCAAGAGCACAAGCTGACAACCAATGAGCAACAGAGGGAAAAGGTTGGGGCACTGAAAAATCaaatgaaaatggcatcacagaagAGAGGCAATGGAAGAGAGTGAAGAGGTAATCTCCATGATCCAGGGTTGATGAAGAGGGCAAAGAATGATTAAAGCGAAGAGGCGGTAGTGATGCAATTAGTTATTCAGACTACAGCAGGCTCAGTGTGATGAGAAACTCAACTAATGAGATACACTGTGATAAAACaacgcaggagaaactcagcaggtcaaagagtgtactttatatagcaagataaccaatatttcaggttcGAGACTTTCAACAAGGGATACACTGCCAGGGTGGTGGAAGTGGCAAGTGCACGTGCAAATAGTTAAAGGTAATTTGTGATGAAGCAGCATCTTCAATGGTAAAGCTAAACCTTTGAGGTCAGTCAGGACAGTGACACCATTGTGGCTGGGTGGGGAGGCAGTAGGTATGTGAATGTGATTGGGAGCCAGATATTTGGA
This genomic window from Narcine bancroftii isolate sNarBan1 chromosome 3, sNarBan1.hap1, whole genome shotgun sequence contains:
- the armc6 gene encoding armadillo repeat-containing protein 6 isoform X3; this translates as MASRRITQETFDNVVRENMIEFEMEPEEALNEAIQQFESQGVDLVNVVKTVQNFTAEGSDPKHHVLQALDSLQKALDLLALDEMGDHLTNFTEQCSLDFAHRHLAAEKSAYATVLSSCRALMSDGPGLLKGVQALAALLDGQPDLLDLGGKQLLLEILKQYRDHSILNAATIRAIRYSCLKHEQNRQDLVQCGVLPLLTGAVVNHGTSADVVREAACALRVMTYDDDIRVPFGHAHDHAKMIVMENDGLRIIIEAAKAFTENPAVLSELCATLSRLAVRNEFCQDIVDLGGLNFMIALLADCIEHRELVKQVLGAFRAIAGNDEVKDAIISAGGTDLVVLAMNRHMGSPQKQACGLLRNLVARNPDFSQLILEMGGEVLIRQAKDTHQDCDDLAKAALRDLGCKVEFQELWTGQKGGISR
- the armc6 gene encoding armadillo repeat-containing protein 6 isoform X1 translates to MASRRITQETFDNVVRENMIEFEMEPEEALNEAIQQFESQGVDLVNVVKTVQNFTAEGSDPKHHVLQALDSLQKALDLLALDEMGDHLTNFTEQCSLDFAHRHLAAEKSAYATVLSSCRALMSDGPGLLKGVQALAALLDGQPDLLDLGGKQLLLEILKQYRDHSILNAATIRAIRYSCLKHEQNRQDLVQCGVLPLLTGAVVNHGTSADVVREAACALRVMTYDDDIRVPFGHAHDHAKMIVMENDGLRIIIEAAKAFTENPAVLSELCATLSRLAVRNEFCQDIVDLGGLNFMIALLADCIEHRELVKQVLGAFRAIAGNDEVKDAIISAGGTDLVVLAMNRHMGSPQICEQACAALGMFALRKPENCRVIMEGGGALMALQAMKSHPAEVNVQKQACGLLRNLVARNPDFSQLILEMGGEVLIRQAKDTHQDCDDLAKAALRDLGCKVEFQELWTGQKGGISR
- the armc6 gene encoding armadillo repeat-containing protein 6 isoform X2, translated to MASRRITQETFDNVVRENMIEFEMEPEEALNEAIQQFESQGVDLVNVVKTVQNFTAEGSDPKHHVLQALDSLQKALDLLALDEMGDHLTNFTEQCSLDFAHRHLAAEKSAYATVLSSCRALMSDGPGLLKGVQALAALLDGQPDLLDLGGKQLLLEILKQYRDHSILNAATIRAIRYSCLKHEQNRQDLVQCGVLPLLTGAVVNHGTSADVVREAACALRVMTYDDDIRVPFGHAHDHAKMIVMENDGLRIIIEAAKAFTENPAVLSELCATLSRLAVRNEFCQDIVDLGGLNFMIALLADCIEHRELVKQVLGAFRAIAGNDEVKDAIISAGGTDLVVLAMNRHMGSPQICEQACAALGMFALRKPENCRVIMEGGGALMALQAMKSHPAEVNVQKQACGLLRNLVARNPDFSQLILEMGGEVLIRQAKDTHQDCDDLAKAALRDLGCKVEFQELWTGQKGLL